From a region of the Triticum aestivum cultivar Chinese Spring chromosome 7D, IWGSC CS RefSeq v2.1, whole genome shotgun sequence genome:
- the LOC123170089 gene encoding germin-like protein 8-11 → MASSSSFLLVALIALASWQAMASDPSPLQDFCVADNSSHVFVNGFVCKDPKEVTAEDFFLAAKLDMPRDTKMSKVGSIVTLLNVMRIPGLNTLGISLARIDYAPLGENPPHTHPRASEILTVLEGTLYVGFVTSNPDNKLFWKVLNKGDVFVFPQGLIHFQFNPNPYKPAVAIAGLSSQNPGAITIANAVFGSKPPISDDVLAKAFQVEKKTVDWLQAQFWADNHN, encoded by the exons ATGGCCTCCTCTTCCAGCTTCCTTCTGGTTGCTCTTATCGCGTTGGCCTCATGGCAGGCCATGGCTTCTGATCCAAGCCCTCTCCAGGACTTCTGTGTGGCTGACAATAGCTCACATG TGTTTGTTAATGGGTTTGTCTGCAAAGACCCAAAGGAGGTGACTGCGGAAGACTTCTTCTTAGCGGCCAAACTTGACATGCCTAGGGACACAAAGATGAGCAAGGTGGGATCCATTGTCACACTGCTCAATGTCATGAGGATCCCCGGTCTCAACACACTGGGTATCTCCTTAGCACGCATTGACTATGCACCTTTGGGGGAGAACCCACCACACACTCATCCTCGTGCCTCTGAGATCCTCACCGTGCTTGAAGGGACACTTTATGTTGGCTTTGTCACATCTAACCCAGATAACAAGCTCTTTTGGAAGGTCCTCAACAAGGGTGATGTGTTTGTTTTCCCACAAGGACTCATCCACTTCCAGTTCAACCCCAACCCCTACAAGCCAGCAGTTGCAATTGCCGGACTTAGCAGCCAAAACCCTGGGGCCATAACCATTGCGAACGCTGTGTTTGGTTCAAAGCCGCCAATCTCAGACGATGTTTTGGCCAAGGCCTTTCAGGTGGAGAAGAAGACCGTGGACTGGCTCCAGGCTCAATTCTGGGCTGACAACCACAATTAG